One part of the Streptomyces ferrugineus genome encodes these proteins:
- a CDS encoding ArnT family glycosyltransferase, with product MGRLRISSRRHGTVERMMTLEQQAAPASRALPDTRPARRPVGRWLVPLLVAVLLGQMAVAMVTTAVQQTPTIDEPVYVGTAAEYLHEHRVVHNPEHPPLGKLVVGVGVALADPQVDPSFTGDQGRLGRHLLYESGNDPWRLMLFARLPVIALTLGFGLIVFAFARELAGSVGGLVALGLYAFSPDVIAHGSLATLDVPAAGFVLTAVWLLWRARHRPRLYVPLAGVALGAALATKMSTLAAVPVLAALAGLSVWCARVPAESRRRALGRAAVGAGVVTLVAIAVVWASYLVVDPRLRWAPEQPVPVVRGLRGLAVDLLPFPEAYRDGMRVQFRFENHPWEGFLFGRLYTGSLWYYLPAALLVKTPLGMLALWAAGAVTVVAVRGLRPVAPYLLLPAAVLLGAAMLGSRDFGTRYAVFVPMFLAVAAGCVLAVRWRWAPVAAGALVLFVAVSSLRTYPYYLPYSNEAFGGPAKTRLRLHDSNVDWGQDLGRLADRLRERYRGERIWLVYKGSGVPSHYGIRAADPREVPADEVRGLLVVSASSVAKATGRLAELIDSSRPVDTVGHSITIYRR from the coding sequence ATGGGCCGGCTCCGGATCAGCTCCCGCCGGCACGGCACCGTGGAGCGGATGATGACGCTCGAACAGCAGGCGGCCCCGGCCTCGCGGGCGCTCCCCGACACCCGCCCCGCGCGGCGGCCCGTCGGGCGGTGGCTCGTGCCCCTCCTGGTGGCCGTGCTGCTCGGCCAGATGGCCGTGGCGATGGTCACGACCGCCGTCCAGCAGACGCCGACGATCGACGAGCCCGTCTACGTCGGCACGGCGGCCGAGTACCTCCACGAGCACCGCGTGGTCCACAATCCCGAGCATCCGCCGCTGGGCAAGCTGGTCGTCGGCGTGGGGGTGGCGCTGGCCGATCCACAGGTCGATCCCTCGTTCACCGGCGACCAGGGCCGGTTGGGGCGGCATCTGCTGTACGAGTCCGGGAACGACCCCTGGCGCCTGATGCTCTTCGCCCGGCTGCCCGTGATCGCCCTGACACTCGGGTTCGGGCTGATCGTGTTCGCCTTCGCCCGTGAACTCGCCGGGTCGGTGGGGGGTTTGGTGGCACTCGGGCTGTACGCCTTCTCCCCCGACGTCATCGCGCACGGCTCGCTCGCGACGCTGGACGTGCCGGCGGCCGGGTTCGTGCTGACGGCGGTGTGGCTGCTGTGGCGGGCCCGTCACCGGCCCCGGCTGTATGTGCCGTTGGCCGGGGTGGCGCTGGGCGCTGCCCTGGCGACGAAGATGAGCACGCTGGCGGCGGTCCCGGTGCTGGCCGCGCTCGCCGGGCTGTCGGTGTGGTGCGCGCGCGTGCCCGCCGAGTCGCGTCGCCGGGCGCTGGGGCGGGCCGCCGTCGGCGCGGGTGTCGTGACGCTGGTTGCGATCGCCGTCGTGTGGGCGTCGTATCTGGTGGTCGATCCGCGGCTGCGCTGGGCGCCGGAGCAGCCCGTTCCCGTGGTGCGCGGGCTGCGCGGGCTCGCCGTGGACCTGCTGCCGTTCCCGGAGGCGTACCGGGACGGGATGCGGGTCCAGTTCCGCTTCGAGAACCACCCGTGGGAGGGCTTTCTGTTCGGGCGGCTCTACACGGGCTCGCTCTGGTACTACCTGCCGGCCGCGCTGCTGGTGAAGACACCGCTCGGCATGCTCGCCCTGTGGGCGGCGGGCGCCGTCACCGTGGTGGCCGTGCGGGGGCTGCGGCCCGTGGCACCGTATCTGCTGCTTCCGGCCGCCGTGCTGCTGGGCGCGGCCATGCTGGGGTCGCGGGACTTCGGCACGCGTTACGCCGTGTTCGTGCCGATGTTCCTGGCGGTGGCGGCGGGTTGTGTGCTCGCGGTGCGATGGCGGTGGGCGCCGGTCGCGGCCGGGGCGCTGGTGCTGTTCGTCGCGGTGAGCTCACTGCGGACGTACCCCTACTATCTGCCGTACTCCAACGAGGCGTTCGGCGGTCCGGCGAAGACCCGTCTGCGGCTGCACGACTCGAATGTCGACTGGGGCCAGGACCTGGGCAGGCTCGCCGACCGGCTGCGCGAGCGGTACCGGGGCGAGCGGATCTGGCTGGTGTACAAGGGCAGCGGGGTGCCGTCCCACTACGGGATCCGCGCCGCCGATCCGCGCGAGGTCCCCGCCGACGAGGTGCGCGGGCTGCTCGTCGTGTCCGCCTCGTCGGTGGCCAAGGCGACCGGGCGGCTGGCCGAACTGATCGACAGCAGTCGGCCGGTCGACACGGTCGGTCATTCGATCACGATCTACCGCCGGTGA
- a CDS encoding MurR/RpiR family transcriptional regulator, whose translation MPSPQQARAQASAITSGKTVPETEASPTSQLRALFDQPRLSPGQRRIAQYLIEHITEAAFLSITDLADRVGVSQPSVTRFAAAVGFSGYPALREKLQAIALGALAGGPVAADENGANELQAAVDAEIENLENLRRDFADPDQVIDIGRKLSESTPLTILGLRISGSLAEYFAYAARRIHPDVRLVTRGGSVAYDALLQSREAGGTWVLAFSLPRHAHETLTAVQVAQGAGLRVALITDLALGPVADSADVVFATGTGSRLVFDSYAAPGVMASALLQAMTDADPERTQARLEEYEHLSDQHQFFLRD comes from the coding sequence GTGCCATCGCCTCAGCAGGCACGCGCACAGGCATCCGCCATCACCTCGGGAAAGACGGTCCCGGAGACCGAGGCATCGCCGACTTCCCAGCTCAGGGCGCTCTTCGACCAGCCCCGGCTCTCCCCCGGGCAGCGGCGCATCGCCCAGTACCTGATCGAGCACATCACCGAGGCGGCGTTCCTGTCGATCACCGATCTCGCCGACCGGGTCGGGGTCAGCCAGCCGTCCGTGACCCGTTTCGCCGCGGCGGTGGGCTTCAGCGGTTACCCCGCGCTACGGGAGAAGCTCCAGGCGATCGCCCTGGGGGCCCTGGCCGGAGGTCCCGTCGCGGCGGACGAGAACGGTGCCAACGAGCTCCAGGCCGCCGTGGACGCCGAGATCGAGAACCTGGAGAACCTGCGGCGCGACTTCGCCGACCCCGACCAGGTCATCGACATCGGCCGAAAGCTGTCGGAGTCGACCCCGCTCACCATCCTCGGACTGCGCATCTCGGGATCCCTCGCCGAGTACTTCGCCTACGCCGCCCGCCGTATCCACCCCGACGTGCGGCTGGTGACCCGGGGCGGCAGCGTCGCCTACGACGCGCTGCTCCAGTCGCGCGAGGCCGGCGGCACCTGGGTGCTGGCCTTCTCCCTGCCCCGGCACGCGCACGAGACCCTCACCGCCGTGCAGGTCGCGCAGGGGGCTGGGCTGCGGGTCGCCCTGATCACCGACCTGGCGCTCGGGCCTGTGGCCGACTCGGCCGACGTCGTCTTCGCCACCGGCACCGGATCCCGGCTGGTCTTCGACTCCTACGCCGCGCCCGGCGTGATGGCGTCCGCGCTGCTGCAGGCCATGACCGACGCCGACCCGGAGCGGACGCAGGCGCGGCTCGAGGAGTACGAGCACCTCTCCGACCAGCACCAGTTCTTCCTCCGGGACTGA
- a CDS encoding extracellular solute-binding protein: MTTVGVRRSRRLGRGGIRRLAPLAAVATAGALLLSACGSGSESGGTSKSLTFWISTVPGQDAGWKKMVAQYEKETGVKVKLVNIPYDGYATKLRNSAQANSLPDVAAVPALDPIWSNKLIDLSDIANNKTNKINANFVAKDSSGKVLSIPSDVTASGMFINKSLFEKAGVSYPTSPDKTWTWTEFIKAADEVREKTKAKYSLTFDQSPSRLRAMVYEMGGKYVHADDSGKFSVDAATKKAVKYFVGLNDDKTMPKSVWTSGADPSAMFQSGDVVAYWSGVWQVAAYAESITKFEWASVPTPAQPVQASDVNSGGMTVGFNNNADAAAAAKKFLSWLYEPAHYQALCEASGFLPVESGLNPKYPFKSEAAQAAFKLYNESIPLYDPISGYFNTAQTNWVLKGKSLADDPTKAELGKAINGEQSADQALQNIVDGYNQQVGG, from the coding sequence ATGACCACTGTAGGTGTGCGGCGCTCCCGCCGACTCGGCCGCGGCGGCATACGTCGCCTGGCTCCCCTCGCTGCCGTGGCCACGGCAGGTGCCCTGCTCCTCTCCGCCTGCGGCTCTGGATCCGAGTCGGGCGGGACATCCAAGTCGCTGACGTTCTGGATCTCCACGGTTCCGGGGCAGGACGCGGGCTGGAAGAAGATGGTGGCGCAGTACGAGAAGGAGACCGGCGTCAAGGTCAAGCTCGTCAACATCCCCTACGACGGCTACGCGACGAAGCTGCGCAACTCGGCGCAGGCGAACTCGCTGCCCGACGTGGCGGCCGTGCCGGCGCTGGACCCGATCTGGTCGAACAAGCTGATCGACCTCAGCGACATCGCCAACAACAAGACCAACAAGATCAACGCCAACTTCGTCGCCAAGGACTCGTCCGGGAAGGTGCTGTCCATCCCCTCGGACGTCACCGCGTCCGGCATGTTCATCAACAAGTCGCTCTTCGAGAAGGCCGGCGTCTCCTACCCGACCTCGCCCGACAAGACCTGGACCTGGACCGAGTTCATCAAGGCGGCGGACGAGGTCCGGGAGAAGACCAAGGCCAAGTACTCCCTGACCTTCGACCAGTCGCCGTCCCGGCTGCGCGCCATGGTGTACGAGATGGGAGGGAAGTACGTCCACGCCGACGACTCCGGCAAGTTCTCGGTGGACGCGGCGACCAAGAAGGCCGTGAAGTACTTCGTCGGACTGAACGACGACAAGACCATGCCGAAGTCGGTGTGGACCAGCGGCGCCGACCCGTCGGCCATGTTCCAGAGCGGTGATGTCGTCGCCTACTGGTCCGGCGTGTGGCAGGTCGCCGCCTACGCGGAGAGCATCACGAAGTTCGAGTGGGCGAGCGTCCCGACTCCCGCCCAGCCGGTGCAGGCCAGTGACGTCAACAGCGGCGGCATGACGGTGGGCTTCAACAACAACGCCGACGCGGCCGCCGCCGCGAAGAAGTTCCTGTCCTGGCTGTACGAGCCGGCCCACTACCAGGCGCTGTGCGAGGCCTCCGGCTTCCTGCCGGTCGAGAGCGGTCTGAACCCGAAGTACCCCTTCAAGTCCGAGGCGGCGCAGGCGGCGTTCAAGCTCTACAACGAGTCCATCCCGCTCTACGACCCGATCTCCGGCTACTTCAACACCGCGCAGACGAACTGGGTGCTGAAGGGCAAGAGCCTCGCCGACGACCCGACCAAGGCGGAGCTCGGCAAGGCGATCAACGGCGAGCAGTCGGCCGACCAGGCCCTGCAGAACATCGTGGACGGCTACAACCAGCAGGTCGGCGGCTGA
- a CDS encoding carbohydrate ABC transporter permease — protein MTKRASDVSVSPPRRRSKYTLAPLVLISANVVLFALFFAWPAVIGLVYSFTNYTGVGAFQFVGLDNYQNLSGDSTFYDALSRTLLYTVLFVPLNFVFSLLIANVLVSRHAKGASVARVFFFIPWLLSPIIVGVLWRWLFGENFGLVNYLIEKLGGSAVPWQSNADLSLMVVVVAASWAWTGFSMLLFIAAIKNVPASYYEAAALDGAGPWRQFISITLPSIAPTSFIVILLNTIHAMKEYPLFASLNNGGPGTSNNLLVQYIYQTGFKSGQIGYASAASFVLMLILMAVAIIQMIVNRRVENR, from the coding sequence ATGACAAAACGCGCCTCGGACGTGTCCGTGAGCCCGCCCAGGAGACGCAGTAAGTACACCCTTGCGCCGCTCGTCCTCATCTCGGCGAATGTCGTGCTCTTCGCGCTGTTCTTCGCCTGGCCGGCGGTGATCGGGCTCGTCTACTCCTTCACGAACTACACGGGCGTAGGGGCGTTCCAGTTCGTCGGGCTGGACAACTACCAGAACCTGTCCGGGGACTCCACCTTCTACGACGCGCTGAGCCGGACGCTGCTGTACACCGTGCTCTTCGTTCCGCTGAACTTCGTGTTCTCGCTGCTCATCGCCAACGTGCTGGTGAGCAGGCACGCCAAGGGCGCGTCGGTCGCCCGCGTCTTCTTCTTCATCCCGTGGCTGCTGTCGCCCATCATCGTGGGCGTCCTGTGGCGGTGGCTGTTCGGTGAGAACTTCGGACTGGTCAACTACCTCATCGAGAAACTCGGCGGAAGCGCCGTTCCGTGGCAGTCGAACGCGGACCTGTCGCTGATGGTGGTGGTCGTGGCGGCGTCCTGGGCCTGGACGGGCTTCTCCATGCTGCTGTTCATCGCGGCGATCAAGAACGTACCGGCGTCCTACTACGAGGCGGCCGCGCTCGACGGCGCCGGTCCGTGGCGCCAGTTCATCAGCATCACACTGCCGAGCATCGCGCCCACTTCCTTCATCGTCATCCTGCTCAACACGATCCACGCGATGAAGGAGTACCCGCTGTTCGCCTCCCTCAACAACGGCGGACCCGGAACGTCGAACAACCTGCTTGTCCAGTACATCTACCAGACCGGCTTCAAATCGGGCCAGATCGGCTACGCGAGCGCCGCGTCGTTCGTGCTCATGCTCATCCTGATGGCCGTCGCGATCATCCAGATGATCGTCAACCGGCGGGTGGAGAACCGATGA
- a CDS encoding N-acetylglucosamine kinase → MQESTPLVVGIDVGGTKTQLRARAGDALVADHVRTSSGWRPHDPVAAAGWLAALVADALPRGTRPSALAVGGHACETPRQCAQLRTALQLHFDAPALVVGDAELLVPAAGLDKGVGLVAGTGSVAVGRLPDGSPVQVGGWGAVLGDEGGSAGLVREAARAVWAAHDLGEEPDALARGLLDAFQVAEVPALGAALEGAEDVSAQWGRHAPVVFAAAEAGSPLARAVIDEGGRSLAALVGQLASRGVPVDDVVVAGSTILAQSVLYEAFAAALADRVPGAVPRPLELPPVDGAVALARSLV, encoded by the coding sequence GTGCAGGAATCGACGCCCCTCGTGGTCGGTATCGACGTGGGCGGCACCAAGACGCAGCTGCGCGCCCGTGCGGGCGACGCCCTGGTCGCCGATCACGTCCGCACCAGCAGCGGCTGGCGGCCGCACGACCCGGTGGCCGCCGCCGGCTGGCTGGCCGCGCTGGTCGCCGACGCCCTGCCGAGGGGCACCCGCCCGTCCGCGCTCGCCGTGGGCGGGCACGCCTGCGAGACGCCCCGTCAGTGCGCCCAGCTCCGCACCGCTCTGCAACTCCACTTCGACGCGCCCGCGCTGGTGGTGGGCGACGCCGAACTGCTCGTCCCCGCCGCCGGGTTGGACAAGGGGGTCGGCCTGGTCGCCGGCACCGGATCCGTCGCGGTGGGCCGGCTGCCGGACGGCAGCCCGGTCCAGGTCGGCGGCTGGGGCGCGGTCCTCGGCGACGAGGGCGGCTCGGCCGGTCTGGTCCGCGAGGCGGCACGGGCCGTATGGGCGGCGCACGACCTCGGTGAGGAGCCCGACGCACTCGCGCGCGGGCTCCTCGACGCGTTCCAGGTCGCCGAAGTGCCCGCTCTGGGCGCGGCGCTGGAGGGCGCCGAGGACGTCTCCGCACAGTGGGGCCGGCATGCGCCGGTGGTGTTCGCGGCCGCCGAGGCCGGTTCGCCGCTCGCGCGCGCGGTGATCGACGAGGGTGGCCGCTCCCTGGCCGCACTGGTCGGGCAACTCGCCTCGCGCGGGGTCCCGGTGGACGACGTCGTGGTGGCGGGCAGCACGATCCTCGCGCAGTCCGTCCTGTACGAGGCGTTCGCCGCCGCGCTCGCCGACCGCGTGCCGGGGGCCGTGCCGCGCCCCCTGGAACTGCCGCCGGTCGACGGGGCCGTAGCACTCGCCCGTTCACTTGTGTGA
- a CDS encoding carbohydrate ABC transporter permease: MTTTDMPRKVDSGPGRAVPKKRPGGAASGGLRRAVPATTLLWVLAAVYGFPVLWFVLSSFKPAGDLFSSLALFPDDPSLSGYKAAWDGANFSQYFINTTIVCVIATILTVGVSCCTGYALAKYDNKWLKVFFICILATTMLPSEVMLAPQFLVVRDLGLFNSLAGIIFPALLTATGCFMFRQFFLTVPDELIEAARIDGARELSIFLRIMVPISRPIMLTLAILSFQWRWNDYIWPLLMLNDPEKFTVQIGIQSLVGAQNINWSVVLGGSVISMIPLIVVFLVFQRYVMNADINAGLKD, translated from the coding sequence ATGACAACCACAGACATGCCACGCAAGGTCGACTCCGGGCCCGGACGGGCGGTTCCCAAGAAGCGGCCGGGCGGCGCGGCGAGCGGTGGGCTTCGGCGCGCTGTGCCCGCGACGACACTGCTGTGGGTCCTGGCGGCCGTCTACGGGTTTCCGGTGCTGTGGTTCGTCCTCAGCTCCTTCAAACCGGCGGGAGACTTGTTCTCCTCGCTGGCGCTCTTTCCGGACGACCCCAGCCTGTCGGGCTACAAGGCGGCGTGGGACGGCGCCAACTTCTCCCAGTACTTCATCAACACGACCATCGTGTGTGTGATCGCGACGATCCTCACGGTGGGAGTGAGCTGCTGCACGGGGTACGCGCTGGCCAAGTACGACAACAAATGGCTCAAGGTGTTCTTCATCTGCATCCTGGCCACGACGATGCTGCCGTCCGAGGTCATGCTCGCCCCGCAGTTCCTGGTGGTCCGCGACCTCGGCCTCTTCAACTCGCTCGCCGGCATCATCTTCCCGGCCCTGCTCACCGCGACCGGGTGCTTCATGTTCCGCCAGTTCTTCCTGACGGTCCCCGACGAGCTCATCGAGGCCGCCCGCATCGACGGGGCGCGTGAGCTGTCGATCTTCCTGCGGATCATGGTGCCGATCTCCCGGCCCATCATGCTGACGCTCGCCATCCTGTCGTTCCAGTGGCGGTGGAACGACTACATCTGGCCGCTGCTGATGCTCAACGACCCCGAGAAGTTCACCGTGCAGATCGGCATCCAGAGCCTCGTCGGCGCGCAGAACATCAACTGGTCGGTGGTGCTCGGCGGATCGGTCATCTCCATGATCCCGCTGATCGTCGTCTTCCTGGTGTTCCAGCGTTACGTCATGAACGCCGACATCAACGCCGGACTGAAGGACTGA
- a CDS encoding nucleoside/nucleotide kinase family protein → MTLTFADLLDRARSLPRSGRRAVLGIAGSPGAGKSTLAERLVRELNGGGDPWVAHVPMDGFHLADVELERLGLRDRKGAPDTFDAAGYAALLRRLHEDADTVYAPGFERVLEQPIAGAVPVAPTARLVVTEGNYLLLGTGAWARVRPELDEVWFCELDEEERLRRLIARHEEFGKSHEQAVAWVMRSDQRNAELVAPTRDRADLVVPVTAVPVLR, encoded by the coding sequence GTGACCCTGACCTTCGCCGACCTCCTCGACCGCGCCCGGTCCCTCCCCCGATCCGGCCGCCGCGCCGTCCTCGGCATCGCCGGCAGTCCCGGGGCGGGCAAGTCGACGCTCGCCGAACGCCTGGTGCGGGAGCTGAACGGTGGCGGGGACCCGTGGGTCGCACATGTGCCCATGGACGGGTTCCATCTCGCCGACGTCGAGCTGGAGCGGCTCGGGCTGCGGGACCGCAAGGGCGCGCCCGACACGTTCGACGCGGCGGGGTACGCGGCGCTGCTGCGGCGGCTGCACGAGGACGCCGACACCGTCTACGCGCCCGGCTTCGAGCGGGTTCTGGAGCAGCCGATCGCCGGGGCCGTCCCGGTGGCGCCGACCGCCCGGCTGGTGGTGACCGAGGGGAACTACCTGCTGCTGGGCACGGGCGCGTGGGCCCGGGTGCGGCCGGAGCTGGACGAGGTGTGGTTCTGCGAGCTCGACGAGGAGGAGCGGCTGCGGCGGCTGATCGCGCGGCACGAGGAGTTCGGCAAGTCGCACGAGCAGGCGGTGGCCTGGGTGATGCGCTCGGACCAGCGCAACGCGGAGCTGGTCGCCCCGACCCGGGACCGCGCGGACCTGGTGGTGCCGGTCACGGCGGTGCCCGTCCTGCGGTAA
- a CDS encoding phosphatase PAP2 family protein, protein MSSPAEGHATPSINRRRFLTASVGGGAALLAVPAVAGWLPAADAKAATNAATFVDDYKTNVVANQTPETNAVVRILGGFANVWKTGGSWDTGTPLMPEVLRANMTYSARITARRTEAEAKRAFITDRQHQSYSVIDGLGPLAELYKAGAKAVTSITEAPDGTPAGKISDSVPADAPAGSATGAGSTDSALGRVATLVNTVRGPFASSNPAKFSYQYPRPWRMNEDSEVVDTGRTDAFGYPVYDSKVVVAPQLLRQRSTDPAEDGGFPSGHTNALHLAALAYAYAVPERFQEMVTRAFDLSHDRIVSGMHSAVDVIGGRVMATALAAAALADPANAELKTAARAQALAYFQERTGTTADTLYAYAHSAGTDTDPYADRDANARTVRPKLTYILARHGRDKALTVPKGAEVLLETRQPYLTAAQRREVLRTTALRAGYVLLDGPEQWGRLDLFAAADGYGAFDSDVTVTLDAAADGFGAADTWRNDIRGEGGLTKRGTGTLTLTGHNRYHGGTAVEGGVLVAASANALGQGDVRVTGGTLRADKVLRVRGSYVQKGETRLELLLRKNHGPALEVAGRAVLGRGGVLSLRLDAERPPVAGTTVAVIEARRLRGRFDRVELNSDTLRAVPVYTTEGLSVRLLKR, encoded by the coding sequence ATGTCGTCACCCGCCGAGGGCCACGCCACCCCGTCCATCAATAGAAGGCGCTTTCTGACCGCCTCCGTCGGAGGCGGTGCGGCCCTGCTGGCCGTCCCCGCCGTCGCCGGCTGGCTCCCCGCCGCCGACGCCAAGGCCGCCACGAACGCCGCCACGTTCGTCGACGACTACAAGACCAACGTCGTCGCGAACCAGACGCCCGAGACCAACGCCGTGGTCCGGATCCTCGGCGGCTTCGCGAACGTGTGGAAGACCGGCGGCTCCTGGGACACGGGCACGCCGCTGATGCCCGAGGTGCTGCGCGCCAACATGACCTACAGCGCGCGCATCACGGCACGGCGCACCGAGGCGGAGGCGAAGCGGGCGTTCATCACCGACCGCCAGCACCAGAGTTACTCCGTGATCGACGGGCTCGGCCCGCTGGCCGAGCTGTACAAGGCGGGCGCCAAGGCGGTCACCTCCATCACCGAGGCACCGGACGGCACCCCCGCGGGCAAGATCAGCGACTCGGTGCCCGCCGACGCCCCCGCCGGATCCGCGACCGGCGCGGGCTCCACCGACTCGGCGCTCGGCCGGGTCGCCACGCTGGTCAACACGGTGCGTGGGCCGTTCGCCTCCAGCAACCCCGCCAAGTTCTCCTACCAGTACCCGCGTCCGTGGCGCATGAACGAGGACAGCGAGGTCGTCGACACCGGACGGACGGACGCCTTCGGCTACCCGGTGTACGACTCGAAGGTGGTCGTCGCCCCGCAGTTGCTGCGGCAGCGCTCCACCGACCCGGCCGAGGACGGCGGTTTCCCCAGCGGTCACACCAACGCCCTCCACCTGGCGGCCCTGGCCTACGCGTACGCCGTGCCCGAGCGCTTCCAGGAGATGGTGACCCGGGCGTTCGACCTCAGCCACGACCGCATCGTGTCCGGCATGCACTCCGCGGTCGACGTCATCGGCGGCCGCGTCATGGCCACCGCCCTGGCCGCCGCCGCGCTGGCCGACCCGGCGAACGCCGAGCTCAAGACAGCGGCACGGGCCCAGGCCCTCGCCTACTTCCAGGAGCGGACCGGCACGACGGCCGACACCCTGTACGCCTACGCCCACTCGGCCGGCACCGACACCGACCCCTACGCCGACCGGGACGCCAACGCCCGTACGGTGCGGCCCAAGCTGACGTACATCCTGGCCCGGCACGGCCGCGACAAGGCCCTGACGGTGCCGAAGGGCGCCGAGGTGCTGCTGGAGACGCGGCAGCCGTATCTGACGGCGGCCCAGCGCCGCGAGGTGCTGCGCACGACCGCGCTGCGCGCCGGGTACGTCCTGCTGGACGGACCCGAGCAGTGGGGCCGGCTCGACCTGTTCGCGGCGGCGGACGGTTACGGCGCCTTCGACTCCGACGTGACCGTCACGCTGGACGCGGCGGCCGACGGCTTCGGCGCGGCCGACACCTGGCGCAACGACATCCGCGGCGAGGGCGGACTGACCAAGCGCGGCACCGGCACGCTCACCCTGACCGGGCACAACCGGTACCACGGCGGCACGGCCGTCGAGGGCGGCGTGCTGGTCGCCGCGTCCGCCAACGCCCTCGGCCAGGGCGATGTGCGGGTGACGGGCGGCACGCTCCGCGCGGACAAGGTGCTGCGGGTGCGCGGCTCGTACGTCCAGAAGGGCGAGACACGGCTGGAGCTGCTGCTGCGCAAGAACCACGGTCCGGCACTCGAGGTGGCCGGCCGGGCCGTGCTGGGCCGGGGCGGCGTGCTGTCGCTGCGGCTCGACGCAGAGCGGCCGCCGGTCGCGGGAACCACGGTCGCGGTGATCGAGGCGCGACGGCTGCGCGGCCGGTTCGACCGGGTGGAGCTGAACTCCGACACGCTGCGGGCCGTACCCGTCTACACGACGGAAGGTCTGTCGGTACGACTCCTGAAGCGGTAA
- a CDS encoding ROK family transcriptional regulator: MDLSESARAVFAVLAAAGSATRPQLASLAGLSKPTVSAAVAELESARLAARSGTASGGTGRSAAVYGLGPAAGAVLAVDLGPALTRVRGCALDGTLLAQATGAREEAADVVREALVALPADAPLRTVVVAVGDVTAREKEGARMRPATAKAGPVFDAMAVALPPGVPVHLENNVNCAALAELHEGAARGRRTFGYLRIGVGIGLGIVVGGQVLRGANGAAGELARLPYPWDDGREPRHEALEEYIGARSLLRRAAESWPDEDGPCPRTAEQLFALAGQGRSAARAVIGRHAADVGRLAAAVTAVLDPGLIVLGGSTGADPQVLPGVRAELARLSWPTEVVSSTVGDLGTVVGAARLAVTRGVQTVTETAGAKD; the protein is encoded by the coding sequence ATGGACCTGAGCGAGAGCGCGCGTGCGGTGTTCGCCGTGCTGGCCGCGGCCGGCAGCGCGACCCGGCCGCAGCTCGCGAGCCTGGCGGGCCTGTCCAAGCCCACCGTGTCCGCCGCCGTCGCGGAGCTGGAGAGCGCCCGGCTGGCCGCCCGCTCCGGCACCGCCTCCGGCGGCACGGGCCGCTCCGCCGCCGTCTACGGTCTCGGGCCCGCCGCCGGGGCGGTGCTCGCCGTGGACCTCGGTCCCGCCCTCACCCGGGTGCGTGGCTGCGCCCTGGACGGCACCCTGCTCGCCCAGGCCACCGGGGCCCGGGAGGAGGCCGCCGACGTGGTGCGCGAGGCACTGGTCGCGCTGCCCGCCGACGCCCCGCTGCGCACCGTCGTGGTCGCCGTCGGCGACGTCACCGCACGCGAGAAGGAGGGCGCCCGCATGCGCCCCGCCACGGCCAAGGCCGGCCCCGTCTTCGACGCCATGGCCGTCGCCCTGCCGCCGGGCGTTCCCGTCCACCTCGAGAACAACGTCAACTGCGCCGCGCTCGCCGAACTGCACGAGGGCGCCGCGCGCGGCCGGCGCACCTTCGGCTACCTGCGGATCGGCGTCGGTATCGGCCTCGGCATCGTGGTCGGCGGTCAGGTGCTGCGCGGAGCCAACGGCGCCGCCGGTGAGCTGGCCCGGCTGCCCTACCCCTGGGACGACGGCCGCGAGCCGCGCCACGAGGCCCTGGAGGAGTACATCGGCGCCCGCTCGCTCCTGCGGCGCGCGGCCGAGTCCTGGCCGGACGAGGACGGGCCCTGCCCCCGCACCGCCGAGCAGCTCTTCGCCCTGGCGGGCCAGGGCCGGTCGGCGGCCCGCGCCGTGATCGGCCGCCATGCCGCCGACGTCGGCCGTCTCGCCGCCGCCGTGACCGCCGTGCTGGACCCGGGACTGATCGTGCTCGGCGGCAGCACCGGCGCGGACCCGCAGGTGCTGCCCGGTGTGCGGGCGGAACTCGCCCGGCTGAGCTGGCCCACCGAAGTCGTCAGCAGCACGGTCGGTGACCTCGGCACGGTGGTGGGCGCCGCCCGGCTCGCGGTCACCCGAGGAGTCCAAACCGTGACCGAGACCGCGGGGGCGAAGGATTGA